Genomic window (Sediminispirochaeta smaragdinae DSM 11293):
TGGCTGCAGAAAGCACATCTTTGATAATCGAGGCGATCTCTTGCATCTCGGGTTTCCCCATTCCAAGGGTTGTTACCGCCGGGGTTCCGATTCGAAGGCCGCTGGTATACCAAGGGCCGTTGGGATCGAAGGGAAGTGCATTACGATTCAGGGTGATTCCGCACTCCCTAAGCACACTTTCGGCCTGGCGCCCGTTGATGCCGAAACCGGTCACATCGAGGAGAAGCAGATGGTTGTCGGTCCCTCCGGTAGCGACAACCATTCCCTCCGCAATACAGGCTTCTGCAAGGGCCTTTGAATTCTCCACAATCTGTTTTGCGTAGTTCTGAAATTCAGGCCGATTGGCTTCGGTAAAGGCAACGGCCTTTGCGGCAATGACATGAGGCAGGGGACCACCGATTACAAGGGGACATCCCTTGTCCACGTTTTCCGCGTATTCCGCCTTTGAGAGAATCAAACCACCACGGGGACCCCGTAGGGTTTTATGGGTGGTGCTGGTAACCACATCGGCGAAAGCAACGGGGTTGTAATCTCCTGTCATCACCTTACCGGCAACAAGGCCTGCAAAGTGGGCCATATCAACCATGAGGACCGCCCCTACCTTATCGGCAATCTCACGCATACGGCGAAAATTGATCAGCCTCGGATAGGCGCTGTAGCCGGCCAGCAGAATCAACGGTTTTACCTTTTCCGCCATTTTCTCGATTTCATCGTAGTCGAGTAAGCCGGTTTCCCTATCGACACTGTAGCTGTAGGCATCAAACATCTGTGCGGAGACGTTGAAACGGTAACCGTGGGTAAGATGGCCGCCGGAATAGTAATCGAGACCAAGCAACCTTTGATTGCCAAGTTCGACTCTTATCCTATCCCAATCTTCCCGGGAAAGATGTGCAGGATTGGTCTCTCCCATATCTTCGAGAATCGGTGCCTGAATCTTTGTTGTCAGTATAGCCCAGTAAGCGATTAAGTTGGCGTCTGCGCCACTGTGTGGTTGGACATAGGCATGTTCGGCTCCGAAAAGTTTTTTTGCTTCTTCGACAGTGTAGCTTTCGATGGCATCCACATTGTCGCATCCTGCATAAAAACGATGGTATGCAAAGCCTTCGGCATATTTATCGGTCAAGAGGTTTCCCATTGCCAGCTGGGTGGATAGGCTTGAGTAATTTTCGCTGGCAATCAGCTTAAGATTACTCCGTTGATCGGCCAATTCCTGTACAATTGAGGCGGCGGTCTGGGGGGATACCTCCCCGACCTTTTCCAACGAAGCGACATATGCAAGAAATCCGGCGTCAATGGTTTCCGGATCACGGCCTTTGAGATATGCACTCAGTGCTTTGTTTCCCATCAGAAGCTCCTTGTAAAATTTGGATTTGCGCAATCTTTTGTCAATAAAACAATGTATATGTAAAAAAAAACAGCGAACAATTCGCTTTTCGTAAACAGTATATCGGAAAGAAATTTTCTGTTCAAGTCCCTTAGCCCGTACGATCTGCCAAAAGAAAAAATGATTATTATATGCGATTAAAAAAGCCGTCGGACAGGGACCGACGGCTTTTTTATGCTATCCACGCAGATCGTGAAGATAGCTTCTGATCTTTTTCGTACGATCGGAAAACTCCTGAAGCTTCATCCTTTCTTTTTCGACAACATCGACAGGCGCATTGGCAAGGAATTTTTCATTGGCAAGCTTCTTTTGGGTCGAAGATTCCAGACCTTCGAGCTTTGCAAGCTCTTTTTCAAGTTTACCCAACTCTTTTTCTACATCGATAGCACCGCGAAGATCGACAAACACCTCAAAACCAACCCCCGCAACAGGGATGGCTCCGCCGCTTTTGGGTCGAGCGTCGGAAAATACAAGCGCTCCTGCACCGGTCAGACGGCGAATCAATTCTTCATGCTGGGTAAAGAAATCGGTAGCGAAGAAATCTTTATCCGTGCGAACATGGACATCGACCTTTTTTTCAGGAGAAACGGTAAATTCGCTGCGAACGGTTCTGGTAAAACGAATAAGCTCTTGGAGGGCCGAAAAACAGCGCGCCGTCTTTTCATCCCTGCGCGATTCTCTCCAGACGGGATAGGCGGCGGTAATGACATCACCTTTTGTTCCCGGCAGCTTTTGGTAGATTTCCTCGGTGATAAAACTGAGAAAGGGATGCGCAAGACGCATCGACTCTTCCAGCACCTGCATGAGAAGCGTCACTGCCCGGTTCTTTTCATCATCGTCATCACTGTAAAGGCTGAGTTTACTGGCCTCTATATACCAGTCGCAAAAATCGCTCCAGAAAAATTCATATACAGCATTGGCAGCATCGTTAAACCGGTAACTCTCCATGGCCTTTGCCACGGCGGCTGAGGCCTCATTTAATCGGTGGAAAATCCAACGATCAAGAGGCTTTCGTTCAACACTTTCAGGATCTAAAAGTTCCCGTCCTTCCAGGTTCATCAGGAGAAAACGAGTAGCGTTCCATATTTTGTTTGCGAACTTCGATCCAAATTTAAAATCATCCTTGGCGAGAAGAATATCCTGCCCCTGAGCGGCAAGGAAGGCAAGCGTGAATTTCATGGCGTCGGCACCGAACTCATCGACGATCTCCAAGGGGTCCATGCCGTTACCAAGGCTCTTGGACATCTTTCGTCCCTGCTTATCCCTCACAAGGCCCGTTATGTAGATGTCGCGGAAAGGCACCTCACCGAGAAACTCAAGACTGGACATGATCATCCTTGCGACCCAGAAAAAGATGATGTCGTAGCCCGTTACAAGGCTACTGGTCGGAAAAAATCGTTTCAAATCCTCGCTTTTTTCCGGCCATCCGAGGGTCGAAAAAGGCCAAAGCCAGCTGGAAAACCAGGTATCCAGTACATCCGGATCCTGCCGAAGCGAAGAGGAACCACAGGCGCTACAGGTCGAAGGATCTTCACGGCAGACCATCATCTGGCCGCAGTCGTTACAATACCAAACGGGAATACGGTGCCCCCACCAAAGCTGGCGGCTTATACACCAGTCCCGAATGTTTTTCAGCCAACTTGTATAGGTGTTCTCCCATTTTTTCGGATAAAAGCGAACCTCATCCTTTTCCCACGCTGCCAGTGCCTTATCCGCGAGGCTCTTCATGCGTACGAACCACTGCTCGCTCATATAGGGTTCGATGACGGTATCGCAACGGTAGCAATGGCCGACCTGATGGAGGTGTTCCTTGTCTCCGATATAAACGCCCTCGGCCTTCAGTGCCTCGATAACCGCCTTTCTTGCGGTACTCACGTCCATACCGCGAAAAGGCTCGGGAACGGCGTCCGACAGGAGCCCGTCCGGTGTAAGAATGTTGATTTTTTCAAGGTTGTGGCGTCCTGCAATTTCCCAGTCGTTTGGATCATGGGCCGGTGTGATCTTTACCGCACCACTGCCGAACTCCCGATCGACATAGGCATCGGCAATAACGGGAATCTCACGGTTCGTAAGAGGAAGCTTCACCATTTTACCGACTACACTGCGGTAACGATCGTCTTCGGGATGAACAGCCACAGCGGTATCACCAAACATGGTTTCGGGACGGGTTGTTGCGATCTCCAGTTTACCGCTGCCATCGGCAAGGGGGTAATAGTAGCGGTAGAGCCTTCCCGCAACCTCTTTGTGATCGACCTCATCGTCAGAGAGAGCGGTTCCACAACTGGGGCACCAGTTTACGAGGTAGTTGCCTCGATAGATCAGTCCCCGCTCGTAGAGGCTAACGAACACCTCTCTGACAGCCTTGCTCAGCCCCTCATCCAGGGTAAAGCGTTCTCTGCTCCAATCGCAGGAAGCCCCAATTTTCTTGAGCTGGCGGATAATGACTGCATGGTGTTCCTCTTTTACCTTCCAGGTCTCCTCAAGAAACTTTTCCCGTCCCAGTTCTCTACGGCTGGTTCCCTTTGCACGCAGCCGTTTTTCCACAACATTTTGGGTGGCGATACCTGCATGATCGGTTCCCGGAAGCCAAAGGGTCGGTCTACCGGTCATGCGGTAGTAACGGATCAAAATATCCTGAAGTGAATTATTCAAACCGTGTCCCATATGGAGGACACCGGTAACATTTGGAGGAGGTATGACAATGACAAAGGGTTTTCCTTTTCCATCAGAAGGCTTAAACGCCCCTTCGTCCATCCAGTGTTGATAAATTCGTTCTTCAAACTCCTTTGGGTCATACGCCTTTGCAAGCTCAATAGCTTTCATCATACCTCTCCTTATCGGCGAACAGAATGCCAAAA
Coding sequences:
- a CDS encoding glycine hydroxymethyltransferase, with the protein product MGNKALSAYLKGRDPETIDAGFLAYVASLEKVGEVSPQTAASIVQELADQRSNLKLIASENYSSLSTQLAMGNLLTDKYAEGFAYHRFYAGCDNVDAIESYTVEEAKKLFGAEHAYVQPHSGADANLIAYWAILTTKIQAPILEDMGETNPAHLSREDWDRIRVELGNQRLLGLDYYSGGHLTHGYRFNVSAQMFDAYSYSVDRETGLLDYDEIEKMAEKVKPLILLAGYSAYPRLINFRRMREIADKVGAVLMVDMAHFAGLVAGKVMTGDYNPVAFADVVTSTTHKTLRGPRGGLILSKAEYAENVDKGCPLVIGGPLPHVIAAKAVAFTEANRPEFQNYAKQIVENSKALAEACIAEGMVVATGGTDNHLLLLDVTGFGINGRQAESVLRECGITLNRNALPFDPNGPWYTSGLRIGTPAVTTLGMGKPEMQEIASIIKDVLSAARPQIIESGKNAGKPSKAKYGIEEEVVEKAKKRVHTLLERYPVYPEIDLTFLASEFLS
- a CDS encoding valine--tRNA ligase, which codes for MKAIELAKAYDPKEFEERIYQHWMDEGAFKPSDGKGKPFVIVIPPPNVTGVLHMGHGLNNSLQDILIRYYRMTGRPTLWLPGTDHAGIATQNVVEKRLRAKGTSRRELGREKFLEETWKVKEEHHAVIIRQLKKIGASCDWSRERFTLDEGLSKAVREVFVSLYERGLIYRGNYLVNWCPSCGTALSDDEVDHKEVAGRLYRYYYPLADGSGKLEIATTRPETMFGDTAVAVHPEDDRYRSVVGKMVKLPLTNREIPVIADAYVDREFGSGAVKITPAHDPNDWEIAGRHNLEKINILTPDGLLSDAVPEPFRGMDVSTARKAVIEALKAEGVYIGDKEHLHQVGHCYRCDTVIEPYMSEQWFVRMKSLADKALAAWEKDEVRFYPKKWENTYTSWLKNIRDWCISRQLWWGHRIPVWYCNDCGQMMVCREDPSTCSACGSSSLRQDPDVLDTWFSSWLWPFSTLGWPEKSEDLKRFFPTSSLVTGYDIIFFWVARMIMSSLEFLGEVPFRDIYITGLVRDKQGRKMSKSLGNGMDPLEIVDEFGADAMKFTLAFLAAQGQDILLAKDDFKFGSKFANKIWNATRFLLMNLEGRELLDPESVERKPLDRWIFHRLNEASAAVAKAMESYRFNDAANAVYEFFWSDFCDWYIEASKLSLYSDDDDEKNRAVTLLMQVLEESMRLAHPFLSFITEEIYQKLPGTKGDVITAAYPVWRESRRDEKTARCFSALQELIRFTRTVRSEFTVSPEKKVDVHVRTDKDFFATDFFTQHEELIRRLTGAGALVFSDARPKSGGAIPVAGVGFEVFVDLRGAIDVEKELGKLEKELAKLEGLESSTQKKLANEKFLANAPVDVVEKERMKLQEFSDRTKKIRSYLHDLRG